A region from the Desulfomarina profundi genome encodes:
- a CDS encoding Crp/Fnr family transcriptional regulator, with the protein MSLLFEGLPENHIEELAGIAIENVYGKGETIFFEGDEGNGFYMVGEGKVKIFKMSPAGKEHILHIFGPGEPFGEVPVFHGLPFPATAEPLVKTRTLFFPRDRFTRLVEANPAIVLKMLAVLSMRLRRFATQIENLSLKEVPARLAGYLIYLRDEQGGSDEVRLEISKGQLASLLGTIPETLSRIFAKMSEEGLIRVKGKVISLLDPEALAEK; encoded by the coding sequence ATGAGCCTTCTTTTTGAAGGGTTACCGGAAAATCATATCGAGGAACTGGCTGGCATTGCAATAGAAAATGTTTACGGAAAAGGTGAGACGATTTTCTTCGAAGGGGATGAGGGGAACGGATTCTACATGGTGGGTGAGGGAAAGGTAAAGATATTCAAGATGTCACCTGCTGGTAAGGAACATATTCTTCATATTTTTGGCCCCGGCGAACCGTTTGGCGAAGTTCCGGTTTTTCACGGCTTGCCTTTTCCTGCGACTGCAGAACCGTTGGTGAAGACAAGGACACTGTTTTTCCCCAGAGACAGGTTCACCAGATTGGTGGAAGCAAATCCGGCAATTGTTCTCAAGATGCTTGCAGTTCTGTCCATGCGTTTGCGCCGTTTTGCCACCCAGATTGAAAATCTTTCTTTGAAGGAAGTTCCCGCACGTCTTGCCGGGTACCTGATTTATCTCCGGGATGAACAGGGTGGCTCAGATGAGGTAAGGCTGGAAATTTCCAAAGGACAGCTTGCCAGTCTGCTTGGAACCATTCCTGAAACGCTCTCCAGAATTTTTGCGAAGATGAGTGAAGAGGGATTGATCCGGGTGAAAGGGAAGGTTATCAGCCTGCTGGATCCGGAGGCACTCGCGGAGAAGTAG
- a CDS encoding L,D-transpeptidase family protein, with protein sequence MKKKNLIPGSPIFIRIFKEPPELELWVKKERTYVLYKSFLVCDMSGDIGPKLKEGDRQAPEGFYRVGVEQMNPWSKHHLSFNLGFPNQFDRCHKRTGSALMVHGKCNSIGCFAMANYRMEEIYTIANAALSGCQGSFAVHIFPFRMTKKNMLLHRGKWDSFWHNLKEGYDIFEKTHIPPTVLVKNCRYVFGQ encoded by the coding sequence ATGAAAAAAAAGAACCTTATTCCAGGTTCTCCAATTTTTATCAGAATTTTCAAAGAACCACCAGAGTTGGAACTCTGGGTAAAAAAAGAACGAACATATGTTTTGTACAAGAGTTTTCTTGTTTGTGACATGTCAGGAGATATTGGACCAAAACTGAAAGAAGGAGATCGCCAGGCACCTGAAGGTTTTTACAGGGTGGGAGTTGAACAGATGAATCCCTGGTCAAAACATCATCTTTCCTTCAATCTGGGATTCCCGAATCAGTTCGATCGTTGCCACAAAAGAACAGGTTCTGCCCTCATGGTACATGGAAAATGCAATTCCATTGGTTGTTTTGCCATGGCCAACTACCGCATGGAAGAGATTTACACCATTGCCAATGCAGCCCTTTCCGGCTGCCAGGGATCATTTGCAGTTCATATATTTCCTTTTAGAATGACAAAAAAAAACATGCTGCTCCACCGGGGAAAATGGGATTCATTCTGGCACAACCTTAAGGAGGGTTATGACATTTTCGAAAAAACACATATTCCTCCCACTGTCCTGGTAAAAAACTGTCGTTATGTGTTCGGGCAATAA
- a CDS encoding glycosyltransferase yields the protein MHKKRSEPLVSVIIPAYNHEKFIEAAVESVLNQTMDDLELVVIDDGSTDNTGHIVRGYSDSRLSYYYQENQDAYNTINRGLGLAKGTFIAILNSDDVYTENRLERLVEYAKENQSQVVFTDVIPISDEGVEFADPAFGWNIWHKKNRKFYFKCGDIYTAFLKGNFMVTTSNLFMTVEAVKKTGNFCSLRYLHDYDYIFRLMLSCPGKVHYLADEKLLYYRIHSGNTLGEAAVIGREQDQELISRYMLEKVPDDLKKIVRSGSERLVELEKELCDVRTLLTDTEHPGVQSATGQLLKSIARCVRKRVFHHS from the coding sequence GTGCATAAAAAGCGTTCAGAACCGTTGGTTTCAGTCATAATTCCAGCATATAATCACGAAAAGTTTATCGAAGCAGCCGTTGAGAGCGTACTTAATCAGACAATGGATGATTTGGAACTGGTCGTGATTGATGATGGATCAACCGATAATACCGGTCATATTGTTCGTGGCTACAGTGATTCCAGGCTCAGCTATTATTACCAGGAAAACCAGGACGCCTACAATACCATCAATCGTGGCCTGGGCCTGGCAAAAGGAACATTTATAGCCATCCTCAACTCAGATGATGTATATACAGAAAATCGGCTGGAAAGGCTCGTTGAATATGCAAAAGAAAATCAGTCGCAGGTCGTTTTCACTGATGTAATTCCCATTTCTGACGAGGGTGTTGAATTTGCTGATCCCGCCTTCGGGTGGAATATCTGGCATAAAAAAAACCGAAAATTTTACTTTAAATGTGGAGATATTTATACAGCCTTTCTGAAAGGGAATTTCATGGTGACCACTTCAAATCTTTTCATGACCGTTGAAGCGGTAAAGAAGACCGGTAATTTCTGCTCCTTACGTTATCTTCATGATTATGATTATATTTTCAGGCTGATGCTTTCATGCCCCGGGAAGGTCCATTATCTTGCTGATGAAAAACTTCTCTATTATCGAATTCATTCTGGAAATACTCTTGGAGAGGCTGCCGTTATCGGAAGAGAGCAGGATCAGGAACTTATTTCCAGATACATGCTGGAAAAAGTTCCTGATGATTTGAAGAAAATTGTTCGTTCAGGCAGTGAAAGACTGGTAGAACTGGAAAAAGAGCTCTGTGACGTTCGTACTTTACTCACAGATACAGAGCACCCTGGAGTACAATCAGCCACTGGACAATTGCTGAAAAGTATTGCCCGTTGTGTCAGAAAAAGAGTGTTTCACCACTCCTGA